The Triticum aestivum cultivar Chinese Spring chromosome 3A, IWGSC CS RefSeq v2.1, whole genome shotgun sequence genome includes a region encoding these proteins:
- the LOC123060517 gene encoding O-fucosyltransferase 1, whose protein sequence is MRRGLGSEALLRRHRARARLWVAVAALVIGTIWLWSSSSVVLFGTHRVQDFVVDELWRTADSNGWRASSAPRTYWPPPPTESESNGYLRVRCNGGLSQQRSAICNAVVAARIMNATLVLPELDANSFWHDESGFVDMYDVPHFIKTLKYDVRIVMSIPKITAHGKSKKLRAYKIEPPRDAPVTWYRTTALEKLRKYGAIYLTPFSHRLAEEIDDPELQRLRCRVNYHALQFKPNIMKTSSDIVNKLRSEGHFMSIHLRFELDMLAYAGCIDIFTPKEQEILLKYREENFANKTLVYKKRRLIGKCPLTPEEVGLIIRAMGFNNTTRIYLASGKLFGGERFMKPFKAMFPRLENNSMIGSGKLEEDNRGLARSAVDYMVCLLSDIFMPTYDGPSNFANNLMGHRLYYGFRTTITPNRKALAPIFMDMEEGRASGYEERIRQVMFNTHFGAPHKRIHPESFYTNSWPECFCQMKAGNQADRCPPDNVNDVLESQFQNKEDVEAEATNQTDSTS, encoded by the exons ATGCGCAG GGGCCTCGGCAGCGAGGCGTTGCTGCGCCGGCACCGCGCACGGGCGCGGCTGTGGGTCGCCGTTGCGGCGCTGGTTATCGGCACCATCTGGCTCTGGTCCTCCTCCTCCGTTGTCCTCTTCGGCACCCACAGGGTCCAG GATTTTGTTGTAGATGAGTTGTGGAGAACTGCAGATTCAAATGGTTGGAGAGCATCTTCTGCACCACGCACCTATTGGCCTC CCCCACCAACTGAATCCGAGAGCAATGGGTACTTACGTGTCCGGTGCAATGGTGGCTTGTCCCAACAACGAAGTGCA ATATGTAATGCTGTTGTTGCAGCACGAATCATGAATGCTACACTAGTGCTGCCAGAGTTAGATGCAAATTCATTCTGGCATGATGAGAG TGGTTTTGTAGATATGTATGATGTTCCCCACTTCATCAAGACATTGAAATATGATGTTCGAATTGTTATGAGTATTCCAAAAATCACTGCACATGGAAAGTCCAAGAAGCTCAGAGCTTATAAG ATTGAACCACCTAGAGACGCACCAGTTACTTGGTACAGGACAACTGCTCTGGAGAAGTTGAGGAAGTATGGTGCGATATATTTAACTCCATTTTCACACCGTTTGGCAGAAGAAATTGATGACCCAGAGCTCCAGAGATTGAGATGCAGGGTGAATTATCACGCACTACAGTTTAAGCCAAATATCATGAAAACAAGCAGTGATATAGTGAATAAGCTCCGTTCAGAAGGCCATTTCATGTCGATTCATCTTCGGTTTGAGCTGGATATGCTTGCATATGCCGG ATGcattgacatattcacacctaaaGAACAGGAAATCCTGTTGAAGTATCGGGAAGAAAATTTTGCAAATAAGACCCTTGTCTACAAGAAAAGAAGGCTCATTGGAAAGTGCCCTTTAACTCCAGAAGAG GTAGGTCTTATCATTCGTGCTATGGGATTTAATAACACAACACGGATTTACCTTGCTTCTGGCAAGCTCTTTGGTGGGGAACGCTTCATGAAGCCATTCAAGGCTATGTTTCCACGTCTAGAAAACAATAGTATGATTGGAAGTGGAAAGCTGGAAGAGGATAACCGAGGGCTAGCAAGGTCAGCAGTTGACTACATGGTCTGTCTCCTGTCGGACATTTTTATGCCCACGTATGATGGCCCGAGCAACTTCGCAAACAACCTCATGGGTCATCGCCTATACTATGGTTTCCGAACCACAATCACGCCAAACAGGAAGGCCCTTGCTCCGATATTCATGGACATGGAGGAAGGGCGTGCATCTGGATATGAGGAGAGGATCAGGCAGGTCATGTTCAACACCCATTTTGGCGCCCCCCACAAGCGCATCCATCCAGAGTCTTTCTACACAAACTCATGGCCAGAGTGCTTCTGCCAGATGAAAGCTGGGAATCAAGCTGACCGGTGCCCACCCGACAATGTAAATGATGTTCTTGAAAGTCAGTTCCAGAATAAAGAGGATGTGGAAGCGGAAGCTACTAATCAAACTGACTCCACCAGCTAA